The following proteins are encoded in a genomic region of Montipora foliosa isolate CH-2021 chromosome 8, ASM3666993v2, whole genome shotgun sequence:
- the LOC138012409 gene encoding uncharacterized protein isoform X1, with translation MNKQIARVNWSRGKYSDVVRSTIVDPSPLKQGQRVRVIWGKGKKEYGATITCYPLIDEIEPPVDEPQLRQTKAKRKLIPEATSSAECRKKTKTDKPKPKEKPKGKVLDAASPSKINESIEDTSDDSSDGEDFPLVAYKPQRKVRDMEKPVQETPEEMPHFLESEEESDNINFGSLLSKAIRTVDHSTAIVSTDKNSGSNKHDQTVNELRLVRMILERLECSYAKQEAKLDRLLSLVTTQPFRASHCSTTGTPELPYTPTVLFRQEPAADKSDLHRTPCMTEPDRVLDELIQQTDFDSAAVFKGGPYEFHCSWHQGLCSSRS, from the exons ATGAATAAGCAAATTGCGCGAGTGAATTGGAGCCGTGGGAAGTATTCGGATGTTGTACGCTCAACCATTGTAGATCCGTCACCTCTTAAGCAAGGGCAGAGAGTTAGAGTCATctggggaaaaggaaaaaaggagtaCGGTGCAACCATTACCTGCTACCCACTCATTGACGAGATCGAGCCTCCAGTTGATGAGCCCCAGCTGCGTCAGACAAAAGCTAAACGTAAACTG ATACCAGAAGCCACGTCTTCCGCTGAATGccgcaagaaaacaaaaacagacaagcCCAAGCCaaaggaaaaaccaaaaggaaag GTTCTGGACGCCGCGTCCCCCAGCAAGATTAATGAAAGTATCGAAGACACATCCGATGACAGCTCGGACGGCGAAGATTTCCCGCTGGTGGCCTATAAACCGCAACGAAAAGTGAGAGACATGGAGAAGCCTGTGCAGGAGACACCTGAGGAAATGCCACACTTCCTAGAGTCAGAGGAGGAGTCAGACAACATAAATTTTGGAAGCCTGCTATCCAAAGCAATCAGAACTGTGGACCATTCGACGGCCATT gTTAGCACTGACAAGAACAGCGGCTCAAACAAGCACGACCAGACAGTGAACGAGCTTCGATTAGTAAGGATGATTCTAGAGCGGCTCGAGTGTTCGTATGCCAAACAGGAGGCCAAGCTGGACAGACTGCTGAGTCTAGTGACAACACAGCCCTTTCGAGCATCGCATTGTAGCACTACGGGAACACCAGAGCTGCCGTATACGCCAACTGTGCTCTTCAGACAGGAACCCGCTGCAGACAAGAGTGACCTACATCGCACGCCTTGCATGACAGAACCTGACCGGGTGCTGGACGAGCTAATTCAACAAACGGACTTTGATTCCGCAG CTGTTTTCAAAGGAGGTCCTTATGAATTCCACTGTTCATGGCACCAAGGACTTTGCTCCTCTAGATCATAG
- the LOC138012409 gene encoding uncharacterized protein isoform X2 has translation MNKQIARVNWSRGKYSDVVRSTIVDPSPLKQGQRVRVIWGKGKKEYGATITCYPLIDEIEPPVDEPQLRQTKAKRKLIPEATSSAECRKKTKTDKPKPKEKPKGKVLDAASPSKINESIEDTSDDSSDGEDFPLVAYKPQRKVRDMEKPVQETPEEMPHFLESEEESDNINFGSLLSKAIRTVDHSTAIVSTDKNSGSNKHDQTVNELRLVRMILERLECSYAKQEAKLDRLLSLVTTQPFRASHCSTTGTPELPYTPTVLFRQEPAADKSDLHRTPCMTEPDRVLDELIQQTDFDSAA, from the exons ATGAATAAGCAAATTGCGCGAGTGAATTGGAGCCGTGGGAAGTATTCGGATGTTGTACGCTCAACCATTGTAGATCCGTCACCTCTTAAGCAAGGGCAGAGAGTTAGAGTCATctggggaaaaggaaaaaaggagtaCGGTGCAACCATTACCTGCTACCCACTCATTGACGAGATCGAGCCTCCAGTTGATGAGCCCCAGCTGCGTCAGACAAAAGCTAAACGTAAACTG ATACCAGAAGCCACGTCTTCCGCTGAATGccgcaagaaaacaaaaacagacaagcCCAAGCCaaaggaaaaaccaaaaggaaag GTTCTGGACGCCGCGTCCCCCAGCAAGATTAATGAAAGTATCGAAGACACATCCGATGACAGCTCGGACGGCGAAGATTTCCCGCTGGTGGCCTATAAACCGCAACGAAAAGTGAGAGACATGGAGAAGCCTGTGCAGGAGACACCTGAGGAAATGCCACACTTCCTAGAGTCAGAGGAGGAGTCAGACAACATAAATTTTGGAAGCCTGCTATCCAAAGCAATCAGAACTGTGGACCATTCGACGGCCATT gTTAGCACTGACAAGAACAGCGGCTCAAACAAGCACGACCAGACAGTGAACGAGCTTCGATTAGTAAGGATGATTCTAGAGCGGCTCGAGTGTTCGTATGCCAAACAGGAGGCCAAGCTGGACAGACTGCTGAGTCTAGTGACAACACAGCCCTTTCGAGCATCGCATTGTAGCACTACGGGAACACCAGAGCTGCCGTATACGCCAACTGTGCTCTTCAGACAGGAACCCGCTGCAGACAAGAGTGACCTACATCGCACGCCTTGCATGACAGAACCTGACCGGGTGCTGGACGAGCTAATTCAACAAACGGACTTTGATTCCGCAG CTTGA